The Guyparkeria halophila DNA window CGATCGACAGTCCCGGCGCCTGCGCCACGATCTCGATCAGCGCAGCGATCGCCTCGACGTTCAACTCCCGGTATTCAGGCGCCTCGATTCGATTGAGCCGATGTTCGACGGCCAGGGCGAAGTTGTGCTCGCGGGCCGTGGACTGGCCACGATAAAGCGCGCTGTCGAGCACATTGCGCGGATCGAACCGGTTGCCGATCACCAATGTCGGGACATGGCCGAGCAAACCCCAGACCCCCTCGTAAAAGCGTTCGGGCAACCGACTCATGGCCCCGCCGATCTCGCGATGGTGGTACCAGTCGACCGAGCGACCCGCCTCATGGGGCGACTCCGGGTGACTCGACCCATATCGAGCCAGCACCGAGGCCACCGCCGATTGGGTCATTTCGTCCCCGACAGACACGGGGGGAAGGCTGGCGCTGTCGCGTCGATGCAGCGCCTCGAGCCGCTCGGGTTGATCGCGCCAGTCGATCGCCTCGCGCAATCGATCGCGCAGGGCGTGCGGCGTCATGTCGACGAGATCATCCAGCGCCTGCGACGGCGGGATCGCTGCCTCCCGGGCGCGCAGGGCCACCAGGATCTGCAGCAGCGGGCCGGTACGCAGGGTGATCACGTTGCAGAACAGCTCCGGCTCGGCGCGCAGCCAGGCACCGAGGTGAATCACGAGTTCCTGGGTCAGGCAACGCTCGCGCGGATCGTCCCCGCAATAGGCGTGGATCCGCCGCAGGATCTCGCGGTTCGAAATCGGTGCGTCGATCACGGCCGAACGGCTGTAGGAACGGCCCACGGCCAACCGCTTCTGGCGCACGACCAGGTCCATCAAGGCGACCTCGAGGAACCCGTCGACCACCCCGGCCAGATCAGCAACCAGGCGCATCACCCGCCAGGCACCCACTCGCTGGGCCAGATGCAACAGGGCGAAACAGTGACCTTTCCAGTCGCGCCATTCACCGTTGACATCGGCGAACGTCCGCTCAGGGGGCAGCGCGCTCCGCGCCAGCCAATCGAGCAACGCCAGCCGTTCATCCAGCGCGGTGACGCGCCCGAAGGCCGCGATCCGCTCGTCGACCGAAGGCGCCTCGCCCAGCTCGGCGGCAATGGCATCGACGTCACCACCCCACTCCCATGGTCCGTCGGTGACGGGCGGTTCGGCGGGCGCCTCGGGGAGCTCGCCGGGCAATCGCCACCGGGATGCCGATTCCGCCAACGCGTCCAGGGCCTCGACCCGAATCCCGTCAACCCGGCCGCTCGCCAGCTTGTCGAGGAATGCCAACAGCGCCTTGCCACCCGGCCCGTCGAGCATCCAGTCGAAAACCGGAATGGCCCACAGCGGCTGACCCGGGCCACGGGCATACCGGGCCAGGTAGGCAAGGCTGGTACGAATCTCGTGGACCAGCAATTCGGTATCCCGGCCAAGGAGGAAGATGTTCGTGTCGAACAGGGCCGGGGCCACCGCACAGTCGCCCTTGTCGGTGGCGATCAGACGGCCCGCCGAGAGACCCAGCAGGCGGCGCTTGGGACGCCCGCTCAACGCGAGGCGCGCATTGGTACCGACCGAGGCCAGTCGCTCGACCAGGACGTCGGCCGGAATCACGGCCGTGCGGGTCCGATCCGGCCACGAGACCGGTGCAATGCCCGCCGCCTCGAGCCGCTCGCCCACGGAGGGCGTCTGGGCCAGCAGGGTCACGCCGATCGCGGGATTAGCGGTATCCCGCCGGGAGCCATGACGGCCGATCGGGTCCACATCATCCGGTTCAATACGTCCCGCCAACAACAGCCGGCCGACCACCCAAAGGCTCTGCGCCCAGACCAGCGGTCGGTTTTCATTCGCCAGCCGATCGGCGGAGCCGGGGGCGTGACGCTCGGTCGCGAGCGACTCGATCGGCACGTAATAGAGTTCGGGCAACACCGGGGCGCCACATTCGCAGACCGCGACCCACTGGATCTGCCGTTGAATCGACACGGCGGTGGCGCGATCCCCGGAAAAACAGGCGTTGATCAGCCGATAGGTGAAAAACAACGGCCACTCGCACTCGATGCGGGCAAAGGCCTCGAGCTCTTCGGGCTCGTAGTGGAGCTTGGTGTCATCCTCGATCGCCGTCTGGTGTCCGTCGCGCAGAAAGCGCTTGTAACCGTAACGCCCGGCCAGCCGGGTCTCGATGCGTTCACCCACCTCCTCGGCCTTGTTGCCGGCGGCAAAGGCCGGAAAACCGATCACGGCGAGCAGGGCCGAATCGATCTCCTTGGAGGCCGATTCCCGCGGGAGGATGGAGTCCAGGCACTGCTGTACCCGGGCGATATCGTCGGGCACCACCTGCAATCGACTGCTGTCGTCGCCCTGCTTGCCGAACAGATCGAATTCGTCGGCGGCCTCCAGCGCGGCGAGTACCAGGCCAAGCGAACTGGCATTGAGCTCGCGCACGCCGTGGTTGATCTTGTTGCCACGCTCCCAGATGCCGTAGTCGGGGATCACGTAGGCCCGGGACAGGTACCAGACCAGGTTCTGGACGAAATCCACCTCGTCACGCCCCTGCACGATCGTCAGTCCGCCTGCGGTCATCTGCACCAGCATCAGCACGAACAGCGAGGTGGCATCCAGTTGCAGGTGCCCCCACTCCTCGTCGCCCACCACCGCCTCGCCGCTGGCGGTGTCGTACTTGGCATGCAGGGCGTCGATCGGGTCGAGGCTGTGCTTGAAGCGCTCGACCCGGTCGGCCTGGCGCATCATGGCGAGCAGCAGCCCGCGCATGTTGCGAACGACCGCCTGTTCGAGCTCGAAGGCACGGGTCGAGTGCCCGGCGCGGCGGCAGGCGATACCCAGCGCCCAGGGGCCGAGGATGCTGTAGACGTTGTCGCGCACCCAGGCGTCCGTGTAATCGCCGTGGGCGGTCACGGCGGTGCTGGCCGGCAGGAGCCCGGAGACAGGGTGCTGCCGATCAAGGATGTGCCGGCGCACCTCGCCGAACAGCGCATCAAGCGACACCGCGTCGATCGAAGGATCGACGGCGGCGTCGGATGAAGGGGAAAGGACGTGACCGGACGTCATGCGATATACCGGGTGGTCGTTACGGGCAGGCCGGGGACAGCGTCTAGGGAAACTCTGCACGATTCGAGGGCGCCTCTGCGAGACCGCCAAGGGGGTCAGTTGCAAGGCGCAGTCCGCCGTGACTGCGGCGCCCCTTCACACGGGCTGCAACGTCGACAAATACCCCCTTGGCGACCCGCCCGGCCGGGCGGGGCTTGCGGGTCTGTCCGCACTCGGCGTTCCCGCCCCTCGCCGGGCAATGAGCCCGCCTTCGGCTCGGCGCCTTGATTGCGAACAGACCCGCGAGCCAGAGGCACCATCGAATCGTGCAGCGCTTCCCTAGTATGGGGGCGATGGCGATTTCCGACCAGAGGTCGGCGGCATCGAATTCAGTGGCGGGTAGACTCGGGCGGCTCGACACTGTCGCTGGTGAGCAATTGCTCGACGTCGACCCGATCGAAGCGGTACAGGCTGCCGCAGAAGTCACAGCGAATCTCGACCAGTCCCGGCGTCTCGTCACTGTCGATCGTCGCCTCGAGTTCCTCTCGTCCCAGGCTGGCGAGCATCTGGCCGACACCCTCACGGGTGCAGCCACAATTGAACGAGACCCGCGCCACGTCATGGATGCGCAACGCCTCCTGGTGGAACAGGCGGTGCAGGAGCTCCGGGGCAGAGATGGCAAGCATCTCGGACCGGCCCTTGTCGCCCACGAGGGTATCGACCAGCTTACCGACGTGCTCGAACCCGCGGGCCGCCACCCCGGAAGCCGGCGCAATCCCACCGGTCTCGGGCATCTGCTGGACCAGCATGCCCGCGGTCACCTCGCCGTCGGCCGCCAGGACCAGACGGGTCGGCAACTGCTCTGATTGCTGGAAATACCCCTCGATGGCGTTTTCCAGGCCGGCACCGGCGATCGGCACCAGTGACTGGTAGCGCGCGCCCTCGTCGGGCTCGATCGTCAAGACCAACTGCCCGCGCCCGAGCTGATCCTCGAGATGGGCGCTCGTGCCCTCAAGACGCTCGTCCTCCCACTTGGCCATGCAGCGAAAGCGACGATCGGAGGTGACCTGCACCACCAGCAGGCTGATCGGACCGCGACCGGCGAACTGCAGCACCAGGCGCCCTTCGAACTTGAGACTCGCGACCATCAACACGGCCCCGGCAACGGCCTGCCCCAGCAGACTCGCCACCGCCGGCGGGTAGTCATGGTTCTCGATCGCCGCCTGCCAGGTGGGCTCCAGGCGCAGGGACACCCCGCGCACCCGCCCATCCTCGAAGGAAAAGCGGAACAGTTCGTCGCCCTGCGGCAGGTTTTGCCAGTCGATCGATTCCGACTTGCCGGTCATCTCGCTCATGGGATTCCCCCGGGTTGCTGCACGACGGTTCAGTCGCTCTCAGTTGCCATCGAGGCGGCGCTTGAGCACCTCGTTGACCGCCTGCGGATTGGCCTTGCCCTTGGCCGCCTTCATCACCTGGCCGACAAAGAAGCCGAACAGCTTGTCCTTGCCGCCCCGGTAGGCCTCGACCTGCCCCGGGTTGGCGGCGATCACCTCGTCGACCATCGCCTCGATCGCGCCGGTGTCCGAGATCTGCTTGAGACCACGTGCCTCGATGATCTCGTCGACCGATCCGCCCTGCTCGGCCAGCGCCTCGAACACCTCGCGGCCGAGCTTGTTCGACAGCGTGCCGTCGGCAATCCGCTCGAGCAGGTCGGCCAGCTTGTCGGCCGGCACCGGGCATTCGCCAATCTCGCACTCGAGCCGGTTCAAGAGCGCGGCGACCTCGCCCATCACCCAGTTGGCGGCCAGCTTGGCGTCGCTCCCCTCGCGGGCGATCACCGCCTCGAAGTACTCGGCGGTCGCGCGGCTGGCGGTGAGCACGCCGGCATCGTAGGCGCTCAGGCCGTACTCGGACTGGTAGCGTTCGGCCTTGGCATCGGGAAGTTCGGGCAACTCGGCGCGCCAGGACTCGATCGTCTCGTCGTCGATGACCACCGGCAGCAGGTCCGGGCACGGGAAGTAGCGGTAATCGTCCGCCTCTTCCTTGGTGCGCATCAGGCGGGTCTCGTCGCGGTCCGGGTCGTACAGGCGGGTGGCCTGCACCACCTCGCCGCCGGTCTCGAGCAGGTCGACCTGGCGCTCGATCTCGAACTCGATCGCCCGCTGCAGAAAGCGGAACGAGTTGACGTTCTTGACCTCGGTGCGGGTACCGAAGGCCTCGTCACCCTCGGGACGCACGGAGACGTTGGCATCCACCCGGAACGAGCCTTCCTGCATGTTGCCGTCACAAATGCCCAGATACTGGACGATTGCGTGCACCTTGCGGGCGTAGGCGACCGCCTGCTCGGGACTGCGCATGTCCGGCTCGGAGACGATCTCGATCAGCGGCGTGCCCGCCCGGTTGAGATCGATGCCCGACATGCCGTGGAAGTCCTCGTGCAGCGACTTGCCGGCATCCTCCTCCAGGTGGGCACGCGTCACATGGATGGTGTGCTCTTTGGCCTGCTTGCCCTCGCCGGTGGTCACGGTCACCGAGCCACCCACCACGATCGGGCGAGCGAGCTGCGTGGTCTGATAGCCCTTGGGCAAATCCGGGTAGAAGTAGTTCTTGCGGTCGAAGCTCGAGACCCGCGAGATGTCGGCGTCGATGGCCAGGCCGAAGAGCGAGGCCATGCG harbors:
- the hslO gene encoding Hsp33 family molecular chaperone HslO — translated: MSEMTGKSESIDWQNLPQGDELFRFSFEDGRVRGVSLRLEPTWQAAIENHDYPPAVASLLGQAVAGAVLMVASLKFEGRLVLQFAGRGPISLLVVQVTSDRRFRCMAKWEDERLEGTSAHLEDQLGRGQLVLTIEPDEGARYQSLVPIAGAGLENAIEGYFQQSEQLPTRLVLAADGEVTAGMLVQQMPETGGIAPASGVAARGFEHVGKLVDTLVGDKGRSEMLAISAPELLHRLFHQEALRIHDVARVSFNCGCTREGVGQMLASLGREELEATIDSDETPGLVEIRCDFCGSLYRFDRVDVEQLLTSDSVEPPESTRH
- the gatB gene encoding Asp-tRNA(Asn)/Glu-tRNA(Gln) amidotransferase subunit GatB, with the translated sequence MSQFAIPSGWEAVIGLEIHAQLATRSKIFSGASTAFGAEPNAQACAVDLGLPGVLPVLNEGAVRMASLFGLAIDADISRVSSFDRKNYFYPDLPKGYQTTQLARPIVVGGSVTVTTGEGKQAKEHTIHVTRAHLEEDAGKSLHEDFHGMSGIDLNRAGTPLIEIVSEPDMRSPEQAVAYARKVHAIVQYLGICDGNMQEGSFRVDANVSVRPEGDEAFGTRTEVKNVNSFRFLQRAIEFEIERQVDLLETGGEVVQATRLYDPDRDETRLMRTKEEADDYRYFPCPDLLPVVIDDETIESWRAELPELPDAKAERYQSEYGLSAYDAGVLTASRATAEYFEAVIAREGSDAKLAANWVMGEVAALLNRLECEIGECPVPADKLADLLERIADGTLSNKLGREVFEALAEQGGSVDEIIEARGLKQISDTGAIEAMVDEVIAANPGQVEAYRGGKDKLFGFFVGQVMKAAKGKANPQAVNEVLKRRLDGN
- a CDS encoding glycoside hydrolase family 15 protein, producing the protein MTSGHVLSPSSDAAVDPSIDAVSLDALFGEVRRHILDRQHPVSGLLPASTAVTAHGDYTDAWVRDNVYSILGPWALGIACRRAGHSTRAFELEQAVVRNMRGLLLAMMRQADRVERFKHSLDPIDALHAKYDTASGEAVVGDEEWGHLQLDATSLFVLMLVQMTAGGLTIVQGRDEVDFVQNLVWYLSRAYVIPDYGIWERGNKINHGVRELNASSLGLVLAALEAADEFDLFGKQGDDSSRLQVVPDDIARVQQCLDSILPRESASKEIDSALLAVIGFPAFAAGNKAEEVGERIETRLAGRYGYKRFLRDGHQTAIEDDTKLHYEPEELEAFARIECEWPLFFTYRLINACFSGDRATAVSIQRQIQWVAVCECGAPVLPELYYVPIESLATERHAPGSADRLANENRPLVWAQSLWVVGRLLLAGRIEPDDVDPIGRHGSRRDTANPAIGVTLLAQTPSVGERLEAAGIAPVSWPDRTRTAVIPADVLVERLASVGTNARLALSGRPKRRLLGLSAGRLIATDKGDCAVAPALFDTNIFLLGRDTELLVHEIRTSLAYLARYARGPGQPLWAIPVFDWMLDGPGGKALLAFLDKLASGRVDGIRVEALDALAESASRWRLPGELPEAPAEPPVTDGPWEWGGDVDAIAAELGEAPSVDERIAAFGRVTALDERLALLDWLARSALPPERTFADVNGEWRDWKGHCFALLHLAQRVGAWRVMRLVADLAGVVDGFLEVALMDLVVRQKRLAVGRSYSRSAVIDAPISNREILRRIHAYCGDDPRERCLTQELVIHLGAWLRAEPELFCNVITLRTGPLLQILVALRAREAAIPPSQALDDLVDMTPHALRDRLREAIDWRDQPERLEALHRRDSASLPPVSVGDEMTQSAVASVLARYGSSHPESPHEAGRSVDWYHHREIGGAMSRLPERFYEGVWGLLGHVPTLVIGNRFDPRNVLDSALYRGQSTAREHNFALAVEHRLNRIEAPEYRELNVEAIAALIEIVAQAPGLSIEEPLVLDVVIGHAVRLAWLQDHPEQEGLYDESRADAWQAFYHRPPQAVAYWVGAALDYLLMADADSAGVTEEVGDDSRG